The Pectinophora gossypiella chromosome 10, ilPecGoss1.1, whole genome shotgun sequence genome contains a region encoding:
- the LOC126370142 gene encoding calexcitin-1-like: protein MSISEFRRKKLLYVFNVFFDVNQSGTIERKDFELAIEKICSLRGWKPGDPKHKETHEIMISVWDGLRKRADSNKDGQVSVEEWVSMWNEYALNPSAALKWQQLYCHFMFQLEDASADGSIDSDEFTTVCSSYGIDPQECKIAFSKMAKGKASVSWEEFQELWKEYFSTEDPNAAGNFIFGRTSF from the exons atgtccatCTCGGAATTCAGGCGGAAAAAACTTCTCTACGTGTTCAATGTCTTCTTTg ACGTCAATCAGAGCGGCACAATAGAGAGGAAAGACTTCGAGCTCGCTATAGAG aaaATCTGCAGCCTGCGAGGGTGGAAGCCTGGTGACCCAAAGCACAAGGAGACTCACGAGATCATGATCAGCGTGTGGGACGGGCTGCGGAAGAGGGCTGACTCCAACAAGGATGGACAG GTCTCAGTGGAAGAATGGGTGTCGATGTGGAACGAGTATGCCCTCAACCCATCGGCGGCTCTGAAGTGGCAGCAGCTGTACTGCCACTTCATGTTCCAACTAGAGGACGCCAGTGCTGACGGCTCCATCGACAGTGATGAGTTTACCACCGTCTGCTCCTCATATGGCATCGACCCTCAGGAGTGCAAGATTGCTTTCTCTAAGATGGCTAAG GGCAAAGCCAGCGTCTCATGGGAAGAGTTCCAGGAACTGTGGAAGGAGTACTTCTCAACTGAGGATCCTAACGCTGCCGGAAACTTCATATTCGGCAGGACAAGCTTCTAA